A window from Dissulfurirhabdus thermomarina encodes these proteins:
- a CDS encoding UbiA-like polyprenyltransferase, with the protein MKPPAPDTSPRDPGPAPRAARGPFYKLRVLLDMIKFEHTLFALPFAYLGAFLAAGGPPDAATAAWILAAMVGARTCAMAFNRLVDLPFDARNPRTRDRALPRGEVRPAETWGLIAASAALFFVAAWRLNPLALALSPPVLAVILLYSYTKRFTALCHLFLGLALGIAPAAGWIAVRGAVSLTPLVLAAGVLFWVAGFDILYACLDVAFDRAAGLHSIPARLGVPAAFRLARAFHVVALAAFIAVGRLAGLGWIYAAGLAVTAALMILQHSVVRPDDLSRMDMAFFTANGAISLVLFAATALDLALGG; encoded by the coding sequence ATGAAGCCACCGGCCCCCGACACCTCCCCCCGAGACCCCGGCCCCGCCCCCCGGGCGGCCCGGGGGCCATTCTACAAGCTCCGCGTGCTGCTCGACATGATCAAGTTCGAGCACACGCTCTTTGCGCTCCCCTTCGCCTACCTCGGGGCCTTCCTCGCCGCCGGGGGGCCGCCGGACGCGGCCACCGCCGCCTGGATCCTCGCCGCCATGGTGGGGGCACGGACCTGCGCCATGGCCTTCAACCGGCTGGTGGACCTCCCCTTCGACGCCAGAAACCCCCGGACCCGGGACCGGGCCCTGCCCCGGGGGGAGGTCCGGCCCGCCGAGACCTGGGGGCTCATCGCGGCCTCCGCCGCCCTCTTCTTCGTGGCCGCCTGGCGGCTCAACCCCCTGGCGCTGGCCCTCTCGCCCCCGGTGCTGGCGGTCATCCTCCTCTATTCGTACACCAAGCGCTTCACCGCGCTGTGCCACCTCTTTCTCGGGCTGGCCCTGGGGATCGCCCCGGCCGCCGGCTGGATCGCCGTCCGGGGCGCCGTCTCCCTCACGCCCCTGGTCCTCGCCGCCGGGGTCCTCTTCTGGGTGGCCGGTTTCGACATCCTCTACGCCTGCCTCGACGTGGCCTTCGACCGGGCGGCCGGGCTCCACTCCATACCCGCCCGGCTGGGCGTCCCGGCGGCCTTCCGGTTGGCGCGGGCCTTCCACGTCGTGGCCCTGGCGGCCTTCATCGCCGTGGGGCGGCTGGCGGGCCTCGGGTGGATCTATGCCGCCGGCCTCGCCGTGACCGCGGCCCTCATGATCCTCCAGCACAGCGTGGTCCGGCCGGACGACCTCTCCCGGATGGACATGGCCTTCTTCACCGCCAACGGGGCCATCAGCCTGGTCCTCTTCGCGGCCACGGCCCTGGACCTCGCCCTGGGAGGATGA
- the mqnC gene encoding cyclic dehypoxanthinyl futalosine synthase, with protein sequence MDTLVEKVRAGKRLSGEEALVLLEEADLLLLGQLADEVRRQRHPEPVVTYVIDRNINYTNVCVSGCRFCAYFRPPGHPEAYVLSREELGRKVEETLKLGGTQVLLQGGLNPDLPLEFYEEMLDYINGWFGVHCHAFSPPEIVYFADRSGLTVEEVLRRLVAAGLKSIPGGGAEILVDRVRREISPRKATADQWLAVMETAHGLGLRTTATMMFGHVETPAERIEHLLRLRDLQDRTGGFTAFICWPFQPGNTALKDLPPATGHDYLRTLAVSRLVLDNFANIQASWVTQGPKVAQIALFFGANDFGSTMIEENVVAAAGVSHRLAEDEIRRLIREAGFTPRQRTMDYRPVGR encoded by the coding sequence ATGGATACCCTGGTGGAAAAGGTCCGGGCCGGAAAGCGCCTCTCGGGCGAAGAGGCCCTGGTCCTCCTCGAGGAGGCGGACCTCCTGCTCCTCGGGCAGCTGGCCGACGAGGTCCGCCGCCAGCGCCACCCCGAGCCCGTGGTGACCTACGTCATCGACCGGAACATCAACTACACCAACGTCTGCGTCTCGGGCTGCCGGTTCTGCGCCTACTTCCGGCCGCCGGGCCACCCCGAGGCCTACGTCCTCTCCCGGGAGGAGCTGGGCCGAAAGGTCGAGGAGACCCTGAAGCTCGGCGGCACCCAGGTCCTCCTCCAGGGCGGGCTCAACCCGGACCTCCCCCTGGAGTTCTACGAGGAGATGCTGGACTACATCAACGGCTGGTTCGGGGTCCACTGCCACGCCTTCTCGCCGCCGGAGATCGTCTACTTCGCGGACCGCAGCGGCCTCACGGTGGAGGAGGTCCTCCGGCGGCTCGTGGCCGCCGGCCTCAAGTCCATCCCCGGCGGCGGGGCCGAGATCCTGGTGGACCGGGTGCGGCGCGAGATCTCGCCGCGAAAGGCCACGGCGGACCAGTGGCTCGCGGTGATGGAGACGGCCCACGGGCTGGGGCTCCGGACCACGGCCACCATGATGTTCGGCCACGTGGAGACCCCGGCGGAGCGGATCGAGCACCTCCTCCGGCTCCGGGACCTCCAGGACCGGACCGGGGGCTTCACCGCCTTCATCTGCTGGCCGTTCCAGCCCGGCAACACCGCCCTGAAGGACCTCCCCCCGGCCACCGGGCACGACTACCTCCGGACCCTGGCGGTCTCGCGCCTGGTGCTCGACAACTTCGCCAACATCCAGGCCTCCTGGGTGACCCAGGGCCCGAAGGTGGCCCAGATCGCCCTCTTCTTCGGCGCCAACGACTTCGGCAGCACCATGATCGAGGAAAACGTCGTGGCGGCCGCCGGCGTCAGCCACCGCCTGGCGGAAGACGAGATCCGCCGCCTCATCCGGGAGGCCGGCTTCACCCCGCGGCAGCGGACCATGGACTACCGGCCGGTCGGCCGCTAG
- a CDS encoding UbiX family flavin prenyltransferase, giving the protein MSVHESPPGSAPAAPLLVAVTGASGAPYAVRFLEILEAAEVEVHLVVSEAGARVLEIETGRRPEDLARLAAAVHSAGDLAAPPASGSTPWRGMVILPCTMGTLAAVANGLSRNLVHRAADCMLKERRPLVLVPREAPLNRVHLRNMLAAAEAGAVIWPAMPAFYLRPADLDDLVDQFARRLAAFLGIPVPGLRHWNGAEPDDADPR; this is encoded by the coding sequence ATGTCCGTCCACGAATCCCCCCCAGGAAGCGCGCCCGCCGCCCCTCTCCTCGTCGCCGTCACCGGGGCCAGCGGCGCCCCCTACGCCGTTCGGTTCCTCGAGATCCTGGAAGCGGCGGAGGTCGAGGTCCACCTCGTGGTCTCCGAGGCGGGGGCCCGCGTCCTCGAGATCGAGACGGGGCGGCGGCCGGAGGACCTCGCCCGCCTCGCGGCGGCCGTCCATTCCGCCGGGGACCTCGCCGCCCCCCCCGCCAGCGGCTCCACCCCCTGGCGGGGGATGGTGATCCTCCCCTGCACCATGGGGACCCTGGCGGCGGTGGCCAACGGGCTCTCCCGGAACCTCGTCCACCGGGCGGCGGACTGCATGCTCAAGGAACGGCGGCCCCTGGTGCTCGTCCCCAGGGAGGCCCCCTTGAACCGGGTCCACCTGCGAAATATGCTGGCGGCCGCCGAGGCGGGCGCCGTCATCTGGCCGGCCATGCCGGCCTTCTACCTCCGGCCGGCGGACCTCGACGACCTTGTGGACCAGTTCGCGCGGCGGCTCGCCGCCTTCCTGGGCATCCCCGTCCCCGGCCTCCGGCACTGGAACGGGGCGGAGCCCGACGACGCCGACCCGAGATGA
- the mqnE gene encoding aminofutalosine synthase MqnE, with protein sequence MLQALKKADLFGIYEKVQAGARLDAGDAERLYATPHLPLLGFLANIVRERLNGDAAYYIYNQHINYSNVCVNLCRFCAFGKPKDDPAAYQMDLDEIAAKVRERRDEPVREIHIVGGCHPDLPYDYYLDLLRTVKAERPGVHIQAFTCVEIAHMADLAGKSIEAVLEDLKAAGLGSIPGGGAEVFSPRVRERLCPDKLPGKDWIAVAKAAHRLGLKSNATMLYGHIETVRERIEHLLALREAQDETGGFLCFIPLAFHPKNTDLADLSRTGGVEDLRNIAVARLVLDNIPHIKAYWVMLGPKVAQIALSFGADDLDGTVLEERITHMAGAETEQAMARTEMERLIRAAGREPVERDTLYERVA encoded by the coding sequence ATGCTGCAGGCACTCAAAAAGGCCGATCTCTTCGGCATCTATGAAAAGGTCCAGGCGGGCGCCCGGCTCGACGCCGGCGATGCCGAGCGGCTCTACGCCACGCCGCACCTGCCGCTCTTGGGCTTTCTCGCCAACATCGTCCGCGAGCGGCTGAACGGCGACGCCGCCTACTACATCTACAACCAGCACATCAACTACTCCAACGTCTGCGTCAACCTCTGCCGCTTCTGCGCCTTCGGGAAGCCCAAGGACGACCCGGCGGCCTACCAGATGGACCTCGACGAGATCGCGGCCAAGGTCCGGGAACGCAGGGACGAGCCGGTCCGAGAGATCCACATCGTGGGCGGCTGCCACCCGGACCTCCCCTACGATTACTACCTCGACCTGCTCCGGACCGTGAAGGCCGAACGCCCCGGGGTCCACATCCAGGCCTTCACCTGCGTGGAGATCGCCCACATGGCGGACCTCGCCGGGAAATCCATCGAGGCGGTCCTCGAAGACCTCAAGGCGGCCGGGCTCGGCTCCATCCCCGGCGGCGGGGCCGAGGTCTTCAGCCCCCGGGTCCGCGAGCGGCTCTGCCCGGACAAGCTCCCCGGAAAAGACTGGATCGCCGTGGCCAAGGCGGCCCACCGGCTGGGCCTCAAGAGCAACGCCACCATGCTCTACGGCCACATCGAGACCGTCCGCGAGCGCATCGAGCACCTCCTCGCCCTCCGCGAGGCCCAGGACGAGACCGGCGGCTTCCTGTGCTTCATCCCCCTGGCCTTCCACCCGAAGAACACCGACCTCGCCGACCTCTCCCGGACGGGGGGCGTGGAGGACCTGCGCAACATCGCCGTGGCGCGCCTCGTCCTGGACAACATCCCCCACATCAAGGCCTACTGGGTGATGCTCGGGCCCAAGGTGGCCCAGATCGCCCTCTCCTTCGGCGCCGACGACCTCGACGGCACGGTCCTCGAGGAGCGGATCACCCACATGGCCGGCGCGGAGACCGAGCAGGCCATGGCCCGCACCGAGATGGAGCGCCTCATCCGGGCCGCCGGCCGGGAACCGGTGGAGCGGGACACCCTCTACGAGCGGGTGGCGTGA
- a CDS encoding MqnA/MqnD/SBP family protein: protein MKTTPAPRRPRLRVGMVNFINTAPIYLPWKEMGEDPRFEVTEAPPTRLNRLLAEGRLDVGLVSAFAYAQLHARTAIFPDLGISATGPVGSVILYSRVPVEELDGRTIRLTPHSATSVHLLRILLEDILGLRPRYVTGELPPPHLRDPSMGAYLAIGDEALRLAADPDPWIRLDLADIWRRRTGLPFVFAVWAVRKEAWRRDPEAVRALYRRLRSCLRAGRAALGRISRAVAPRIPMSPEACLDYLRGIELDLDAAKRRGLRHFFRRLHALGALPEVPALELLPLPGDDAAEAPPAVRSLAS from the coding sequence GTGAAGACGACGCCCGCGCCGCGCCGCCCCCGGCTCCGGGTCGGCATGGTGAACTTCATCAACACCGCCCCCATCTACCTCCCCTGGAAGGAGATGGGCGAAGACCCCCGCTTCGAGGTGACGGAGGCCCCGCCCACCCGCCTCAACCGCCTCCTGGCCGAGGGCCGGCTGGACGTGGGGCTGGTCTCGGCCTTCGCCTACGCCCAACTCCACGCCAGGACCGCCATCTTCCCGGACCTCGGCATCAGCGCCACGGGGCCGGTGGGCAGCGTCATCCTCTACAGCCGCGTCCCCGTGGAGGAACTCGACGGCCGGACCATCCGCCTGACACCCCATTCCGCCACCTCGGTGCACCTGCTCCGGATCCTGCTCGAGGACATCCTCGGCCTCCGCCCGCGCTACGTCACCGGGGAACTGCCCCCGCCCCACCTCCGGGATCCGAGCATGGGGGCCTACCTGGCCATCGGCGACGAGGCCCTGCGGCTCGCCGCCGACCCGGATCCATGGATCCGCCTGGACCTGGCCGACATCTGGCGACGCCGGACGGGGCTCCCGTTCGTCTTCGCCGTGTGGGCGGTCCGGAAGGAGGCCTGGCGGCGCGACCCGGAGGCCGTCCGGGCCCTCTACCGGAGGCTCCGGAGCTGTCTCAGGGCGGGGCGGGCCGCCCTCGGCCGCATCAGCCGGGCCGTGGCGCCCCGCATCCCCATGAGCCCGGAGGCCTGCCTCGACTACCTCCGGGGCATCGAGCTGGACCTCGACGCGGCCAAGCGCCGCGGGCTCCGTCACTTCTTCCGGCGGCTCCACGCCCTGGGCGCCCTCCCCGAGGTCCCCGCCCTCGAACTCCTCCCGCTGCCGGGGGACGATGCCGCCGAGGCCCCGCCGGCCGTCCGGTCCCTCGCCTCCTGA
- a CDS encoding dihydroorotate dehydrogenase electron transfer subunit: MAAPARFDLDAPVLDHRPVAPGIHELTVEAPGVAAAARPGQFCMLAPAAADARDPLLRRPLSIHRVADGGRVVFLYRVVGRGTALLAARRPGDLVRVLGPLGRGFTPGAGPAVLVGGGMGIAPLLFLAERLPAGHGHAVVLGARTAAELPGLDRFEAAGHRLLVATEDGSLGEKGLVTGILEGLLEEAAGGDGPALFACGPWPMLRAVREAAAAKRLPLQVSLETRMACGVGLCLGCAVPRPSGEGYHHVCREGPVFDAEAVSWEAPPP, encoded by the coding sequence GTGGCGGCGCCCGCGCGGTTCGATCTCGACGCCCCGGTCCTCGACCACCGGCCCGTGGCCCCCGGGATCCACGAGCTGACGGTGGAGGCCCCCGGGGTCGCGGCGGCCGCCCGGCCCGGGCAGTTCTGCATGCTCGCCCCGGCCGCGGCCGACGCCCGGGACCCGCTCCTCCGCCGTCCCCTCTCCATCCACCGGGTGGCGGACGGCGGCCGGGTGGTCTTCCTCTACCGGGTGGTGGGCCGTGGGACCGCGCTCCTGGCCGCCCGCCGGCCCGGGGACCTCGTCCGGGTGCTCGGCCCCCTGGGCCGGGGCTTCACCCCGGGCGCCGGCCCGGCGGTGCTGGTGGGCGGCGGCATGGGGATCGCCCCGCTCCTCTTCCTGGCCGAACGGCTGCCGGCCGGGCATGGGCACGCCGTGGTCCTCGGGGCCAGGACCGCGGCGGAACTCCCCGGCCTCGACCGGTTCGAGGCCGCGGGCCACCGCCTCCTCGTGGCCACAGAGGACGGAAGCCTCGGCGAGAAGGGGCTCGTCACGGGGATCCTCGAGGGCCTGCTGGAGGAGGCGGCCGGCGGGGACGGCCCGGCGCTCTTCGCCTGCGGTCCCTGGCCCATGCTCCGGGCCGTCCGGGAGGCCGCCGCGGCAAAACGGCTGCCGCTCCAGGTCTCCCTCGAGACCCGGATGGCCTGCGGCGTGGGCCTCTGCCTGGGCTGCGCCGTGCCCCGCCCTTCCGGGGAGGGCTACCACCACGTCTGCCGTGAGGGCCCCGTCTTCGACGCCGAGGCCGTCTCGTGGGAGGCGCCGCCGCCATGA
- a CDS encoding ubiquinone/menaquinone biosynthesis methyltransferase yields the protein MDVPAGPEKRSFVRRKFAAVTGRYDLLNTLLSLGIDRRWRRAAALEAAGAPPGPVLDLCAGTLPLSAAIVRAGAGPVAAVDFCLDMLREGTARMRRRPEGARIHPACGDGERLPLADASVAAVTVAFGVRNLADLRRGLAEMHRVLVPGGKAVILEFSRPENPAFAPLYRFYLHRVLPAVAGAISGDAEAYRYLADSIEAFASPAELAALMEAAGFRDVRCRPLTLGVVTLTTAWKEGR from the coding sequence GTGGACGTCCCCGCCGGCCCCGAAAAGCGCTCCTTCGTCCGTCGCAAGTTCGCCGCCGTCACCGGCCGCTACGACCTCCTGAACACCCTCCTCAGCCTGGGCATCGACCGGCGGTGGCGGCGCGCGGCGGCCCTGGAGGCGGCCGGCGCCCCGCCCGGGCCGGTCCTGGACCTCTGCGCCGGGACCCTCCCCCTCTCGGCCGCCATCGTCCGGGCCGGGGCCGGCCCGGTGGCGGCGGTGGACTTCTGCCTGGACATGCTGCGTGAGGGGACGGCCCGGATGCGGCGACGGCCGGAAGGGGCGCGGATCCACCCGGCCTGCGGCGACGGGGAGCGGCTGCCGCTGGCCGACGCCAGCGTCGCGGCGGTCACGGTGGCCTTCGGGGTCCGCAACCTCGCCGACCTGCGCCGGGGCCTGGCCGAGATGCACCGGGTGCTCGTCCCCGGCGGCAAGGCGGTCATCCTGGAGTTCTCCCGGCCCGAAAACCCCGCCTTCGCCCCCCTCTACCGCTTCTACCTCCACCGCGTGCTGCCGGCCGTGGCGGGGGCGATCTCCGGCGACGCCGAGGCCTACCGCTACCTGGCCGATTCCATCGAGGCCTTCGCGTCGCCCGCGGAACTCGCCGCCCTCATGGAGGCGGCGGGCTTCCGGGACGTCCGCTGCCGCCCCCTCACCCTGGGGGTGGTCACCCTGACCACGGCCTGGAAGGAGGGCCGGTGA
- the rnhA gene encoding ribonuclease HI produces the protein MNRPAGGDVVRVFTDGACSGNPGPGGFAAILRSGAAEKELAGWSARTTNNRMEMLAAIRALEALKRPCTVVITTDSQYLRQGITQWLPAWKRRGWRTAAGHPVKNRDLWERLDALCRRHRVEWRWVRGHRGHADNERADTLARQAIADGRAGRLAEDPLGPA, from the coding sequence GTGAATCGGCCCGCGGGCGGCGACGTCGTCCGGGTCTTCACGGACGGGGCCTGCTCCGGGAACCCCGGCCCCGGGGGCTTCGCCGCCATCCTGCGTTCCGGCGCGGCGGAGAAGGAACTGGCCGGCTGGTCGGCCCGCACCACCAACAACCGGATGGAGATGCTGGCCGCCATCCGGGCCCTGGAGGCCCTGAAGCGCCCCTGCACCGTGGTGATCACCACCGATTCTCAGTATCTCCGCCAGGGCATCACCCAGTGGCTGCCGGCCTGGAAGCGCCGCGGCTGGCGGACCGCCGCCGGGCACCCGGTCAAGAACCGGGACCTGTGGGAACGGCTGGACGCCCTCTGCCGGCGCCACCGGGTGGAATGGCGCTGGGTCCGCGGCCACCGGGGCCATGCCGACAACGAGCGGGCCGACACCCTGGCGCGGCAGGCCATCGCCGACGGCCGGGCGGGGCGCCTCGCCGAGGATCCCCTCGGCCCGGCCTGA
- a CDS encoding amidohydrolase family protein, whose protein sequence is MKPVPNRYRPGGAAEAAEPEALRLHLARWVVPVASPPLEGGAVATFGGRIVDVGPARELRTRYHAETHDHGDVVFMPAMVNAHCHLELSALRGRLAPAGSFAAWVRALVAAREQADPAEWEPAAEEAALDMAINGVLAVGDVGNTPLVPRLAAKDPEAWPLHGVFFREVIAPGGDSQDPGELHAETPDPPGGKFRVALSAHAPYSVAPDLLRAIKAWDRDHGLPFAVHVAESPEEVAFLRDGTGPIREFLEERGHIPPGFRPAGCSPVAALHRLGLLDPGTLCIHCVHLEPGDEALLAESGAAACLCPRSNVFLGVGPPPAERLHAAGVPLALGTDSLASNDNLSVFAEMASLARLAPGLPPGAVIEAATRGGARALALQRELGTLSRGRVAAFLAVGPAPGRPSDVLEFVIHASAQDKAVCYWIEDTP, encoded by the coding sequence GTGAAACCCGTCCCGAACCGATACCGCCCCGGCGGCGCGGCGGAGGCGGCCGAGCCCGAGGCCCTGCGCCTCCACCTGGCCCGCTGGGTGGTCCCCGTGGCCTCCCCGCCCCTGGAGGGCGGCGCCGTGGCCACCTTCGGCGGGCGGATCGTGGACGTGGGCCCGGCCCGGGAGCTTCGCACCCGCTACCACGCCGAGACCCACGACCACGGCGACGTGGTCTTCATGCCCGCCATGGTCAACGCCCACTGCCACCTCGAGCTCTCCGCCCTCCGGGGGCGGCTCGCGCCGGCCGGGAGCTTCGCCGCCTGGGTCCGGGCCCTGGTGGCGGCCCGGGAGCAGGCCGACCCGGCGGAATGGGAACCCGCCGCCGAGGAGGCCGCCCTGGACATGGCCATCAACGGCGTCCTCGCCGTGGGCGACGTGGGCAACACCCCCCTCGTCCCCCGCCTGGCCGCCAAGGACCCGGAGGCCTGGCCGCTCCACGGCGTCTTCTTCCGGGAGGTGATCGCCCCCGGGGGCGACAGCCAGGATCCAGGGGAGCTTCATGCCGAGACTCCCGACCCTCCGGGCGGCAAGTTCCGGGTGGCGCTGTCGGCCCACGCCCCCTACTCGGTGGCCCCGGACCTCCTCCGGGCCATCAAGGCATGGGACCGCGACCACGGCCTCCCCTTCGCCGTCCACGTGGCGGAATCGCCGGAGGAGGTGGCCTTCCTCCGCGACGGGACCGGTCCCATAAGGGAATTCCTCGAGGAGCGCGGCCACATTCCCCCGGGGTTTCGCCCGGCGGGGTGCTCGCCCGTGGCGGCGCTCCACCGCCTGGGCCTCCTGGACCCCGGGACCCTGTGCATCCACTGCGTCCACCTGGAACCCGGCGACGAGGCGCTCTTGGCCGAAAGCGGCGCCGCCGCCTGCCTCTGCCCGAGAAGCAACGTCTTTCTCGGGGTGGGCCCGCCCCCGGCCGAGCGCCTCCACGCGGCCGGCGTCCCCCTGGCGCTCGGCACCGACAGCCTGGCCAGCAACGACAACCTCTCGGTCTTCGCCGAGATGGCCAGCCTCGCCCGCCTGGCGCCGGGCCTTCCGCCGGGGGCGGTCATCGAGGCCGCCACCCGAGGCGGCGCCCGGGCGCTCGCCCTCCAGCGCGAGCTCGGCACCCTGAGCCGGGGTCGGGTCGCCGCCTTCCTGGCCGTCGGCCCGGCTCCCGGCCGGCCCTCGGATGTGTTAGAATTCGTGATCCATGCGTCCGCCCAGGACAAGGCGGTCTGCTACTGGATCGAGGACACCCCGTGA
- a CDS encoding UbiD family decarboxylase, with protein MELRDFLSALEVEGELVRIPDRVSPRLEIGEVTRRVAAAGGPALLFERPGDFDIPVATNLFGTARRMAAALGVSDLGDLGDRFLRFLDLDPAARRSLVTEVDEAAAPCREVVRDGRAADLGELPVPLAWPGDGGPFLTLPVVLTRHPETGEVNAGMYRVQVFDARTAGLGCHPASGAAAHVRAAEAGGRPLDVAVALGPATALTYAATVPLPPGLDELSLAGFLQGAPVAVVPGRTVDVAVPAGAEIVVEGRIQPGERRPVGPAGNHTGRYAPAVSAPVIRVTAVTRRDRAVLPATQVGPPPQEDRWFVRATERLFLPWWRRRYPGLLDVHLPEEGLFGHIALVRVARGHGRDVLRSLFSAPFLGGFKLIAAFDEEVDLRDPSQVLWRLGADLDPERDLVVPDPDLDPAPSLPHYGGRLGLDATRGAARPMRPDPAAARRAAALCRRLELAGR; from the coding sequence GTGGAACTCCGGGACTTCCTGTCGGCCCTCGAAGTGGAGGGCGAATTGGTGCGGATCCCGGACCGGGTCTCCCCCCGTCTCGAGATCGGGGAGGTCACCCGGCGGGTGGCCGCGGCCGGCGGGCCCGCCCTGCTCTTCGAGCGCCCGGGGGACTTCGACATCCCCGTGGCCACCAATCTCTTCGGGACCGCCCGGCGCATGGCGGCCGCCCTGGGTGTTTCGGACCTGGGAGACCTCGGGGACCGCTTCCTCCGGTTCCTCGACCTCGACCCGGCGGCCCGCCGGTCGCTGGTGACGGAGGTGGACGAGGCGGCGGCCCCCTGCCGGGAGGTGGTCCGGGACGGCCGGGCGGCGGACCTCGGGGAGCTCCCCGTCCCCCTGGCCTGGCCCGGGGACGGCGGCCCCTTCCTCACCCTACCCGTGGTCCTCACCCGCCACCCCGAGACCGGCGAGGTGAACGCCGGGATGTACCGGGTCCAGGTCTTCGACGCCCGGACGGCGGGCCTCGGGTGCCACCCCGCCTCCGGGGCCGCCGCCCACGTCCGGGCCGCCGAGGCCGGGGGCCGCCCCCTGGACGTGGCCGTGGCCCTCGGCCCCGCCACGGCCCTCACCTACGCCGCCACGGTCCCGCTCCCGCCCGGCCTGGACGAGCTCTCCCTGGCGGGCTTCCTCCAGGGCGCGCCGGTGGCCGTGGTGCCGGGCCGGACGGTGGACGTCGCCGTGCCCGCCGGGGCCGAGATCGTGGTGGAGGGCCGGATCCAGCCCGGCGAGCGGCGCCCGGTGGGGCCCGCGGGCAACCACACCGGCCGCTACGCCCCGGCGGTCTCCGCCCCGGTGATCCGGGTCACGGCCGTGACCCGCCGGGATCGGGCCGTCCTCCCCGCCACCCAGGTGGGGCCGCCCCCCCAGGAAGACCGCTGGTTCGTCCGGGCCACGGAGCGGCTCTTCCTCCCCTGGTGGCGGCGCCGGTACCCCGGCCTCCTCGACGTCCACCTGCCCGAGGAGGGCCTCTTCGGCCACATCGCCCTGGTCCGGGTGGCCCGCGGCCATGGCCGGGACGTCCTCCGGTCCCTCTTCTCCGCCCCCTTCCTCGGCGGCTTCAAGCTCATCGCCGCCTTCGACGAGGAGGTGGACCTCCGGGATCCCTCCCAGGTCCTCTGGCGCCTCGGGGCGGACCTCGACCCGGAGCGGGACCTCGTCGTCCCGGACCCCGACCTTGACCCCGCCCCTTCCCTCCCCCACTATGGGGGCAGGCTGGGCCTGGACGCCACCCGGGGCGCCGCCCGGCCCATGCGCCCCGACCCGGCCGCCGCCCGCCGGGCCGCCGCCCTCTGCCGGCGCCTGGAGCTCGCCGGCCGGTAA
- a CDS encoding dihydroorotate dehydrogenase: MKTPNLAVEIGPLRLENPVLLASGTCGYGAELADLVDLDAVGGIVAKGISLEPMPGNPPPRTVETPCGLLNAIGLENVGLQAFLDEKLPRLRRFRARVIVNILGSRPEDYAALAERLDGAGGVDAVEVNISCPNVKAGGAAFGTDPAAAAAVTRAVRRVTRLPVIVKLSPNVTDVTEIARAVEAAGADAVSLINTLLGMAVDLEARRPALSTVFGGLSGPAVKPVALRMVWQVSRAVGIPVIGIGGIASARDALEFLVAGAAAVQVGTATLVRPGTAVEVIRGIRDYLAARGLSAPADLRCP; the protein is encoded by the coding sequence ATGAAGACCCCGAACCTCGCCGTGGAGATCGGCCCCCTCCGCCTCGAAAACCCCGTCCTCCTCGCCTCCGGGACCTGCGGCTACGGGGCGGAGCTCGCCGACCTCGTCGATCTCGACGCCGTGGGGGGCATCGTGGCCAAGGGCATCTCCCTCGAGCCCATGCCCGGCAACCCCCCGCCGAGGACCGTGGAGACGCCCTGCGGGCTCTTGAACGCCATCGGCCTCGAAAACGTGGGGCTCCAGGCCTTCCTGGACGAGAAGCTGCCCCGGCTGCGTCGGTTCCGGGCCCGGGTCATCGTGAACATCCTCGGCTCCCGGCCCGAGGACTACGCCGCCCTCGCCGAGCGGCTCGACGGCGCCGGGGGCGTGGACGCCGTGGAGGTCAACATCTCGTGCCCCAACGTCAAGGCCGGCGGCGCCGCCTTCGGCACCGACCCGGCCGCCGCCGCCGCCGTGACCCGGGCCGTGCGGCGGGTCACCCGGCTGCCGGTGATCGTGAAGCTCTCCCCCAACGTCACGGATGTCACCGAGATCGCCCGGGCGGTGGAGGCCGCCGGGGCCGACGCCGTCTCCCTCATCAACACCCTCCTCGGCATGGCCGTGGACCTCGAGGCGCGGCGCCCGGCGCTGTCCACGGTCTTCGGGGGGCTCTCCGGCCCGGCGGTGAAACCCGTGGCGCTCCGCATGGTCTGGCAGGTCTCGCGGGCCGTGGGCATCCCGGTGATCGGCATCGGGGGCATCGCCTCGGCCCGGGACGCCCTGGAATTCCTGGTGGCCGGGGCCGCCGCGGTCCAGGTGGGGACCGCCACCCTCGTCCGCCCCGGCACCGCCGTGGAGGTGATCCGCGGCATCCGCGACTACTTGGCGGCCCGCGGCCTGTCCGCCCCCGCCGATCTCCGCTGTCCCTGA